In a genomic window of Phacochoerus africanus isolate WHEZ1 chromosome 6, ROS_Pafr_v1, whole genome shotgun sequence:
- the PDZK1 gene encoding Na(+)/H(+) exchange regulatory cofactor NHE-RF3, with protein MASSFKPRECNLSKQEGQSYGFFLRIEKDTDGHLVRVVEKGSPAEKAGLQDGDRVLRINGVFVDKKEHMQVVDLVRKSGNSVTLLVLDGDSYEKAMKKQVDLKELGQSQESSLNDKKLPSVMNGGAQTWTQPRLCYLVKEGSSYGFSLKTVQGKKGVYMTDIKPQGVAMKAGVLADDHLIEVNGENVEDASHEEVVEKVKKSGSRVMFLLVDKETDKYHSEQKIKVKRETASLKLLPHQPRIVEMKKGSNGYGFYLRAGPEQKGQIVKDIDSRSPAEEAGLKNNDLVVAVNGECVESLDHDSVVEMIRKGGDQTSLLVVDKETDNMYKLARISPFLYYQSQELPNGSVTEAPAPVPLEVSSPDTTEEVGDHKPKLCRLVKGEDGYGFHLNAIRGQPGSFVKEVQKGGPADLAGLEDEDVIIEVNGVNVLDEPYEKVVDRIQSSGKNVTLLVCGKKAYDYFQAKKIPIVSSMADPLDDAPDSKEGTLEESEHDSHTAKERANSTASHSSSNSEDTEM; from the exons ATGGCTTCCTCCTTCAAGCCCCGAGAATGTAACCTGTCTAAACAGGAAGGGCAGAGCTATGGCTTCTTCCTGCGAATTGAGAAGGACACTGATGGCCACCTGGTCCGGGTGGTTGAGAAGGGTAGCCCAGCAGAGAAGGCGGGTCTGCAGGATGGAGACAGAGTTCTCAGGATCAATGGTGTCTTTGTGGACAAGAAAGAGCATATGCAG gTTGTGGATCTGGTCAGAAAGAGTGGGAATTCAGTGACTTTACTAGTTCTGGATGGGGATTCCTATGAGAAAGCCATGAAAAAGCAAGTAGATTTGAAAGAGTTGGGTCAAAGTCAGGAGTCGAGTTTGAATGATAAGAAACTACCTTCTGTGATGAATGGAGGAGCACAGACTTGGACCCAGCCACGGCTCTGCTACCTGGTGAAGGAGGGGAGTAGCTATGGCTTCTCTCTGAAAACTGTCCAAG GTAAAAAGGGAGTGTACATGACTGATATAAAACCTCAAGGTGTGGCTATGAAAGCTGGAGTCCTGGCTGATGATCACTTGATTGAAGTGAATGGGGAGAATGTAGAAGATGCCAGCCATGAGGAGGTGGTTGAAAAG GTGAAGAAGTCCGGAAGCCGCGTTATGTTCCTGCTAGTGGACAAGGAAACTGACAAGTACCATAGTGAGCAGAAGATAAAAGTCAAGAGAGAAACAGCCAGTTTGAAACTGCTACCCCACCAGCCTCGGATTGTGGAGATGAAGAAGGGGAGCAATGGCTATGGTTTCTATTTGAGGGCAGGCCCAGAACAGAAAG GTCAAATTGTCAAGGACATAGATTCCAGAAGTCCAGCAGAAGAGGCTGGCTTGAAGAACAATGACCTGGTGGTTGCTGTCAATGGCGAGTGTGTGGAGTCCCTCGATCATGACAGTGTGGTGGAAATGATTAGAAAGGGTGGAGATCAGACTTCATTGTTGGTGGTAGACAAAGAGACGGACAACATGTATAAACTG GCTcgtatttctccttttctctactATCAAAGTCAAGAACTGCCCAATGGTTCTGTCACGGAGGCCCCTGCTCCTGTTCCTCTGGAGGTCTCCAGTCCAGACACTACAGAGGAAGTGGGAGATCATAAACCTAAACTCTGCAGGCTGGTTAAAGGTGAAGATGGCTATGGCTTTCACTTAAATGCGATTCGGGGTCAGCCAGGCTCGTTCGTCAAAGAG GTACAGAAGGGCGGCCCAGCTGACCTGGCTGGGCTGGAGGATGAGGACGTCATCATTGAAGTGAACGGAGTGAATGTGCTGGATGAGCCCTATGAGAAGGTGGTGGACAGAATCCAGAGCAGTGGCAAGAATGTCACGCTCCTAGTCTGTGGAAAGAAGGCCTATGATTATTTCCAGGCTAAGAAAATCCCTATTGTTTCCTCTATGGCTGATCCACTAGATGACGCCCCTGATTCTAAAGAAGGAACGCTGGAGGAATCGGAGCATGACTCGCACACGGCAAAAGAACGA